A stretch of DNA from Megalops cyprinoides isolate fMegCyp1 chromosome 17, fMegCyp1.pri, whole genome shotgun sequence:
TCAGTCTTCTACTTCGTTTTTCTCCCGTTAGAGGCAGGttattttgtatgaaatgtaGTCAGCCCTTTATGTCAGTAGGCAGCGCAGCTGCCCAATCAGTTCTGTGCAAACGGTCATTGCTGCTTTCagcaatatatttattatttaactttatttaattttatttgggTTGTTGGCACATTCTCCAAAAGCATGATGAATGATCCTAGATGAAAGGGGGGGGGCTGGTGCATGACAAGAACTCTGCATGTCTAAAAACACCCAGGGTTACTCtgtgaagagagaagagaataAAACCCAGAGCTGAACATGCCAAACGTTTATAATGTCAGTGTTGTTGCAGTCAGTCATATGCAGCGTGCTTGGTATGTTCAGCTTTGCCTCGGCTTCATTCTCTTTGGTGGTTTACTTTGAAGtactcattgatttttttttttccctccataaAATTTTAAGTTAGATATGCATGTTAGATTAAAACGGTGAGGTAAACTAGAGGCCTAGGGCTTCCTTTAAAAGCTGCATTTTCTGTCCTCCACAGGGATGAACTGTGAAGATTCAGAGCGTCAGTATCCTGCATTTCAGCGTGCACCCGCAGTGGACTTCTCAAGTCTCAGCAGCCACtggatttcaaaacaaaaacgtTGATAACCAACACATCGgaatttgcgtgtgtgtgtgtgtgtgtgtgtgtgtgtgtgagtgtgtgagagtgtgtatgtgtgtggtgggggaaATTTTCATGCATTATTGTTAAGTACCATGCTGAGGGACAACCCTGAGTTCAGGAATGTAGATTCAAGAAAGATagtatttaacaaaaaatgtttggagattgagattttttttgtcatgcctgcattttttttgttgtgaactactattttttttgttatttttgaattGGATGCAGGGTACAGTTACTTGTGGTtagatgaatgaataataatcataaccacattttcatgcattattaGTTCCATAAAGCTAAGGGTGAGAGAAACCTTGTTTTCTTGTTGCCAGACTGTTTTGGTGTGTTAAGCCTTTCTGATACTTAATAGATGTCCACATAGCCACGGCGTGCATCCTGAGATCTCAGTATGTAGATATCTGTATTGATCTGCGCTAATATTTAAACgttttcctgctttttctcagctaacagtatttaaaaaaaaaaaagagcagcacaaAAAGGTCCGGTTTCTCGGTTCCGTATCTAATTGCTTGAAAACGCGGCACATAACAACCCTGTGTTTGCGGTGGCGTTGTAGATATCTCGCCTAGTCTCTCGCACAGTTGGACATGCAGGCAGACTCCTCCcacttctcccccccccctccaacagCAGGCCACACGTACACGCCCCACACGGCAGCGCTTACTCTCTCCTCTGGTGTATTGAATTGCCCACCGTCTCTGGTTTCCATGACAGCATTCTGTGCAGGCTTTTCCAACTAGTGACTGACACTAAAATGAAGTACtgctttgcaaaaaaataaacctcGGTGCAAAGCGTatgtcttctgtttttctttttttttttttttttgtacgtgAGTTCTAGAACACATTATCTTAGAGGATGTGTCGCTTCAGAAGAGTTCACTGTTTATGGAATggcaaatttaaataaataaaagcatatcttatttttttttcttcggtGTGTCACAGAGTGTTAGTGCTGTGAGCACTTGGTTTTACTAAGCCTTTGTTCTTCAATGGTTATGTCAGCTGTGTGgcgtttcacacacacagacaggttgCTGATTAGAGATTTTCTGGTTGTAcatataatttatgtaaataaaacgCTTGAGGATTCTTCTCAGTTGATCTCATGTCATGCAGTATGTAGAGTTTTTTTTCGGTTCTGTCACATACAATTTTTAAGCCAGAATCACCACTTATTTTGCCAGCACTTCATGTTGTCATTGGTGAATTGATGTCAGATTGCTGTCATTTGGGTTTGTAAGTCTCCAGTGACCTTCACGTAAGGGAATATGTTAAAagtgaaggagcaggaggagagtgTTTCCAAACTTATAACACTGGCAGGAGCAGCATTCTTAGAATAGGTGTTGGCTGTAATAACTCACACAGCAATGATCACGCTGCCTTTCTACTTTAAGAGGATCTTAAGGTGTCACAATGTTGTAATAAACTGATGCATAACAGGATAAcgaattttattttttttttaaatagatgtGCGTACAGACTTCACAATTTGTAGAtctacatacatttacattttataatttatagGTATATATATTCATAGAGAATAGAGAGCAACAACTGTTACTACAGTAACATCATTGGCAATTTCAACaatagaaaatgcaaaaaaaaaaaaagcagagcatgATACCAAGGCTAGAAGGCTTGTCTGGAATCAAGTCAGGGTGGGTGGGTTTACTTGTCTTGTCAACAActatacaatgtaaaatatagcAGTTAGGGAAACAAGACCAACATCGCCACATAGGAAAGCTTGATTTGGTAACCTCTACTGTTGTAGGTTCATTCACTCTTCAAGAAGCTGAAAAATGAAGAGCTACATGATCACAAATTCCTTCTAGATGGTGGTTAGATGAAATATATATACCCTGGAGCTACTCCTGTttcttcagaataaaaaaacaggcctGTGTAATGTACTTGATATCCCTGAGGGGCAGGAACCTTTAGCAGCAGTATGGAGTGaagctttctgtttctgttattcACAAGGCTAAGAACTGAAATATTCACTCTGAAATTTAGAGTAAAGTCAGGATCAGCACATCTGATATGGAGTGAGTTATCCTTTATCACGAAAATAGATTTGGACTTTTAACATTGGCTAATTTTTTAGAGATTTCAGCCTCTTCCATTTGAAGGGTTGGGTGTATGGTACAAGGGCACAACACCACCACCCAGTGACATTTGTGggtaattatttaaatttcagaggagaaatgggagtgggaggtggggtggggctggaggcACAGAAAAGGCACACCCAAACCAGGCACACTGAAAGGTACACAGAGACATTAACAGGAATAGGTTGTAAGGGACCCTTCTTCCTCTTACAGGGTCCATATGACTACAGCCTGCCCCCTGTCAGGTTTGTGGTGATGCTGTCTGAAGAGATGGTCAGTcaacattggaaaaaaaggggTATCGGTCCACCAAAGCAGAGAGTTGCTTGGACACTCCCCACTACAGCCAGCAGAGAGGATACAGAAGCAGCTGATTTACGATTGGCTCTGTGAACGGCAGGTGACGTGTGGGTAATTTCGTGGAACCCTGGGAATTCAGAACAGAAGCTGGCTTCCCTGCCCGTCTGCTACAGGTACATTCCGTTGATGAGGTAGTCTGACTCCTCGGAGGTGATTGGCCGAGCCTTTTTCAGCTTGTGTCGCACCAAGCGCAGACGGCAGCCAACCATTAgaagcagcagggcagtgatTATCAGGCCCAGGGCCAGTGGAAGGATTGCACCTACAGGGGGCAACAGAGAGTAACACAACCTTTTTGAACATTCCATCAATTATCAGTTTATTGTGAATATTCAGACTTCATACACAATAATTGTTAGTTTCTTCTGATAATGGTAATAATAGTATGAAGTATCCCCATAAAGACTACAGCGggaaaactaaaactgaaaaagtttgGAATTCAAGTGGAAAACtcttagaaaaagaaaatattttatatgatgTGTATATCTGaggattttgcatttttttttctttaatggaTATGTCCATCcaccatttttcatttcaattctaATCAGAGGAGTTCAAGTAGAGTAGGTACAGCTACAATCTTCTTGCTAATGACTTGCATAAACAACACACTCCAATCTGTAATGTACGTAAGGCAGAGACGTCAGTAAGAAGAGGTCAGCAACCTGAaatgcctattttttttttttttttttaagttttcttgTTCTAAGCATTcagttctgtgaaaatgttactACATGTGATGCCCGCTTTAGCTCTATGAACCTGAAGGTGTAAGTTCTAAGTCTGTTAAACAGTTGTTGGGTGCTTGGCTCCTATTAACTAACAAATGACAGCACCTTCATTTGAATGGTAGAAAGATTAATACTGCTAATAATACTAAAGTGGCTGCAGCCGCTGAATAGTGACTGTTCTTGATACATTATTCTTCCTACACTTGTTCTTGTACTTGTTACATTAAATGGTGGTTATCTTTGCCTGTGCTGTATGGTCATTACTGTTGCTCTTGCTGTCTATTGCTTGTTGTGCATGGAACCACATCCTATGGTGGTGCTCAGAGCTTTACGCATACATTAATGTATTGATTATGTGAAGTGCAATATTCTGGGTTTCAGACCTGACTCGGGGACGGGATGTCCTCCTAAAACAGGATAGGGTTTAGACACTGGAACCTCACTCTCCGCTTTCTCCTTGGAAATGGCCACCCGGGGTGGATCCGCTACAGATACAGttcgaaaataaaaaagggcatttaaaaagaattatTACATCAgctaatgaaaaatgtgtgcaatCAGAATAGCTAAAAGTGTAATAGTTTCTTGaggtattaatattttaaaacaacagattttgtgtaatattttattgtatttatgtcCTGCATTGTGAGAATCTCTTCATAAAGGAATCTCTGAAatttttatcaatattattacTAGTACTTAGTACTTATTAGTACttaattagtattattagtGTATTATTACTGACACTGTATGGCACAGAACAGCAGGCAGTGAGGTGGAAACTTACGCGTCTGTGTGCGTACACTGGGTGGAGGAGCCGTGGTGGGCTTCTGTTTGACAGGAACTGAAATGAATCAACATCTGTGTTCATAATTCTCATGGGTGTGGTAACATTCAGTTGAACAAAGgccataattacattaaaacataatgCATGACAGATGATCTAATAGCATGCTGTTTAACAGCATGTGTAAAATTTCAAGccactgtttaaaaataatgtttcaaatttccacagatttcatttcacatatatAATAGAACACTAATCTGTTACAATTTCAgtagaggaaaggaaaaagagagaaacccCACCTGGTTTCTGTACGCATTCCGCGTTGCAGTCTGCCTCCTGCAGGAAGTTATTGTCGTTGCCCTTGCAGCCCCCATAGATGAAGTGCTTGCACACCCCAGCCACCGGGTCATAGTACCACCGGGGGAAAATGCCTTTGCAGGGTCcgacagcagggggcgctaaGCAGTGATCTGATAAGTACAGAAATCGGGTAAAAGGAAAAGTTTCCCTCGGCCCCTCCCTTTCTTAACAGTAAGAAGATCTGATGGTGGGATACAGAGGGACTTTGTTCACGGACTCCAGGGAACAGGAGTGTAGAGCCCTGCTCTCGTATTACAGAACAGCCCCTTACTGTTTCCCTCATTCAGAGTCTAATCTACCGCTGTGCTGAGACACGCTGAATAATAATACCAGTCTTTAGCCCCCTGTGGAGAGTATCTCTTCCCTTATCTGAGAGTTAAGAGAGCATGACTCCGAAATGAGTCACGCTTCACTTGGGAAGTTAAAATttggttatttttaaataatgatcctatttattttgcaaacacATTGTAAAGGTGCTTAATGTGTTTATCCATCAGAAAACCCTATGAAGAAAGTCTTAGACTTAATCCAAAACCTAATCCAAAACTCTACACCAAACCCAAACTATACACCTAACCAGTCCTAAAAGTCCCCCCAAACGTATATGTTCACAAGAAAGGTTAACTCATATATAGATTATATCAATGACAGTCTATGATAAGTCCACAAATGCAGTAGCCCTAAATGAAAGTGACACCCTGACATAAATTTCTTCTATTCTAAATTATACTCATATAGCAGTCACTGTCTGACCAGGACTTTGAAGCCAGCTGGACCAACTCCATTGCAGGCCCGCATGCGTCTACCTTAACAGAACGTGGTACCTGGACTTGCCCTGCCGTCCTGACTGCTGGGAGCGTGAGGCAGGGGGCGGGGGTTTCCCCTTTCCTGGGATTCAGCGAAGGGATTGGGGTCCTCCATGCTCTTCTTGCTCCCGTCCATGTACATTGTGCggtcttcttcctcttcctcctctgcctcctccttgCGGTGGGTCACGGGTCTCGCCATACTTGGCAACCTGGAGGAGTGTGTCACAGCTTTCCGGTTCCCGTCAACTGGagaagcaggagggagaggattTCGAATAaagacacagcatgcacacatgcacacacgtgtccataaacacatgcacacgtgcacacgcacacacacacgcgcacacacacacacacacacacacacatacacacacacacacacacacgtgtctaAACACCAGCAATGCAGTCCTCACGGATGGGATCTCAGAGTTATCATTCATTGCTCATTCACcatgaatggatacacttctgttctcttgtgctggaagttgctctggataagagtgtctgttaaatgaatgtactgtaatgtaatgtaaaagtataCCATGGCCCTCATTGCGAATTTCTTTCAGATACGAAGTACCTACTGCTCATTAGAAAGGTGATTTTGCCACATCAATAGCTGACAAGCACAGGCTGCtcagacacaaaaacaggagTTCTGTTTGTGCTTCTGCTTACATGGCTGAGACAAACTGCCAAAAGAGTGAAGAGACACCAACAGAAACCATAAGCGAGATCCACGGCAAGCGACTTCATTATACAGCCAGTGAGAGCAGGCGCATGCTATACGATCAGGTTTTGACTAAACGTGATGACCTGATGACCCCCAGGTAAAAAAACCCTCAATAATTACCTAAAAAAAGAGCTTTTCCTATAGCTAGTGCTTAATGTTCAGCGGATGTCCAAACCTTAGTAGTCTAATGAAAGTAGCCAGAAACTTTGTGAAGGCAGTAGAAGGATTCCATGTAGGTAACATGAAATCGCTGAAACAAAATCACAGGAACTGTAAGCGAGATGCAAGGTGAGCGGCTTCACGAGGCAGCTGAGGAGAACAGGCCCACTGTATACTCTCAGGTTTTGGCCAAATGGAGGGGCGGCTCTCTCGGCCTCGGCGCCTGCTGACTCACAGTTCTGGCAGAAGGCCTCGTCGGAGCGgtcagggcactgctgctttccGTCGCAGGCGTAGGTGATGTCGATGCAGCAGCCGTCGTCACACATGAACTGGTAGCGGGAACAGCGGCCCATGCAGactgtggaggggggaggggggggggagacaccTGGGCTCAGAATTCCACCAGGTATGGTGAACACACGCAGGTATGGTAAACGCAGACCCCGAGACCCCACGACCCCCAgcacctcacctcacctctgCTGATCCACGTTTAAAAAACCCTCAATCATTACCATAAAAGCCTTTCCTATGGCTAGTGCTTAATTTTCAGTGGATGTCCAAACCTTGGTAGTCTAATAGTAGCCAAAAGTTTTGTCAACGCAGTAGAAGAATTccatatgtggaaaaaatataacaatataacaaaaacTGTGGGACTGCCTTAGAGatggcattttcagtttttcaaagcaTGGCCTTCAACATCACTGTTGTTTCCAGTGCATAGATCTGTCACCACAATCCCATGCAGAGAAGAAGGGAGATTAATCAGAAATCAcattaaatttccatttttgcattaaaatccTCCTCTGGggatttaattttcattaacaTAGACCCATGGTTAGAACATCTTGTCACTCTGTTGGAGTGACCTTCAAGCTGAATGAACATTGTCCATGATCTTCAtccattaattattttatctgtAAAAAGATCATGatgatttaatttttcattcctACCCTGGGGAAGACAGAGAAATAGCCATGTATCCCCTGACATAAACCTCAGCCACTTTACCTGTTTCACTGAGTATCTATTTTCACAtgcattggggaaaaaaagcttcagtaattacattgtaacattacattttgttgtaacattatattacattggAAAAATCAATCCCAATTTGGCTTCAGTTACAAAATAATGAGTATCTACTTGGgaatcacattttaataataagaCTTAGTTCTCTGTGATAAAGTCTAGTAAATAACCACTGAAACATCACAAAACACATTGGCTGATTCTAATTCAAGGAATAAGAAATATGAGGGATTAGTCAGAGTAAAACAACATAAGGATTACTTTACATTGTAATGATTACTTCACAACATAAAGATTACAGTCCAAGGATTACTTTACCATATAAGGATTACTGTACAATGTAAGGCTTACTTTACAATATAAGGATTACTTTACAACATAAAGATTACAGTCCGAGGATTACTTTACCATATAAGGATTACTGTACAATGTAAGGATTACTTTGCAAAATAAGGATTAATTTAAGATATAAGGAATACTTTATAATGTAAACATTACTTTATGATGTAAGCTTTACTTTACCTTCTGCTTGATGTTCAGGTGGCAGCACCGTGATGGTGACATTGTCTGAGCTCTTCTGTCCCACAGTGTCTGTGACTGTCATCTGGAAGGAGTATGAGCCCTCCTGCAGGCCACTAATCTTCAGAATCCCAGGCTGGGTCACCTGCAGAGAACGAGAGACACCAGCGCTTCAGAAACTCACCCCACACAGCATGTGTTTAACATACATTCTATCATACAGCAACGCAGCCTTGTAGCTGAGATCCATATGTGTTGCAAGCATAATTTAACTGGTTTGGTCACCATGTGGTTGTAGTGTTTGCCCTGACCCCAAAAGGTTGTGGATTACACtaacattgttttttcaaaGGTTTTTCAAATGATCTCTCTCTATTTGGTAGTCAGCATTAAAAGTAATTGTGAAGCAGGGTGATGGTCCTACGACAGACTGCTATCCAGCTCATTCACATCAAACTGCTTAATGTTACGTATGGGGATACAGGAAAGTAGGCTACATGGCCACCCTGTGAGTGCCTGAAGCTCAGACATGGATGTTATTAAGAAAGAAACATAATAAAATTATGAATGGAGTTGGACATTTGGAGAGTGACAGACATGCTGGCCGTACAGAGGTTTTAGAAGTATAGTCTATAACGCCTACTCTCAGAGAGCAGTATCAGTCTCAATCACAACATCAGTATCAGTCATGCTGTATAGGTTTGTAACTTCATGCTTTTATGACTACACGATAAGAAATTAATCAAGAATCTGTGTTCCATGGCTCCTGAGTGGCACAGTCAGCGAGGTGcttgtcttgagtgcaggctgacacctgggtttgatcccagtCCTGTCACCAGCTAACAATGACTAGAACCCCCACAGTGGTGCAACAATTGTCTTTGCTCCACTAGGATAGGTGTGGCAGGCATTTCTCAGTAGGGTTTTCTCATCCCTATTCTCTCTCAGGTACTCTGCGACTTGTCAAGCACCCGTGACATCAGATAACGCCAGTGGAGCCACACCTATCCTCAGGCAGGTGCTTACTTTGCTGTATTGCACTGTGGGACTAGCTGTTGGGTGCATGAGGGTATGCTGTAGGACtggagcatttttttctctttccaacATGAGTGCAAAGGTTATCACAGTAAGACAAAGCAAATATGCAATTGCTGATTCTAAGAATGGttgcatgaaaaagaaaaaaaacattaaaaaagtgtgtgtgtgtgtgtgtgtgtgagtgagttacATATTTGATTTGTACCAAGAATCCAAAATTCCGAGTACCCAAAAAAACTTTATTTAGATTACCCACTAAATTATAAGGTAAGGAACAACTTAAAGTGTACttattttgcagtttaatgttgcttttatacAGTTTGGTGTGTGCAAGCTCAACTGCCTCTGCTCATGACAAACTGAAGGCCCCAATATGGCTGAAACATCAACGGATTACAGCAAAATAAAGACGTATGTTATTTTCTATGAGCAAGAGATGAGCTCTTTGCTCCTGGCAATTTTCAGTTACGTAAACATGCATTGTGTACGCCTATAGTGCAGCTACCATAACAGAGAGGCTTTTAGGGAAATTTATAAGAGAGAAATTACTGGAGGTAAGCATTCAATTCACAAATAGGGGCCTGTgagtgttttccttttaaaaaccCTTTGTCAGTCCCATCTTTCACGTCAGTGTGGGGGCGGGAAAAAGATAACACAGCCCTTCTAAAAGCAAAAGAGTCCTCCGTGTTAACGGAAAAGGCACGGTTACAACCCTTTGCACCTGCCGGGAGACAGCGACCCACAATGAGGCTTTTGTTCTGAGGGCGAATGCATAATAGCCTCTTATCTTCATCAGCGCAGCACTTTCTAAACGAgtccagctctctccctcttcaaaTGTATTCAGTCTCCATCTGGAAGGCTGCTAAATGCAGGctaatacaaacacactgacCTGCTTCTCTGTGTGAACAGTTCAGAGCTCTGATGCTCTGTAAAGACGCAAGCATCAAGTCTGTTTATGAGTGTGAACAAAAAAGACCAGCTGATGATGGTTTTAACCTCATCAACAGATTAACATAAACAGGAGTTGCATTTACCTTCATGACGACTGAGGGGTCCCCCTTGATCAAGGCCCACTCATAGCGGTTGACTCCGTGGTCATCCACGCTGTCCCGGCCGTCCAACACGGCCCAGTCGGTGGGAAGCTGGATCACCACGTCCTGACCAGCATTGCTACGGGGAGGCTCGTCCACCTCTGCGTTTGGGGGAAAAGCAATCACTGTTAAACACCTCTGACGCCTCCCACACACCCTAGGCCAGACTGAATctaaatttaaatacaatgagGCAATCATTAACCTAGTGTAAACAACCATCCTGTGGGGCTTAATAACCGGATTTGTTTTATGCCTCTGTCGATGTTTTAGCTTTGAACATCCACAATATTTGGTATTCAAAACGTGACACACATTAATTCAAATGTTCTGGTGCCAAATGAATTCATGTCAATGACTGTTCTTCAGGTGTAAAATAGGAAACCAACGGAAACATCCTACAGCACACTCAGTTAACTTACAGAGCGGTCAGGCTTCAAAGAGTATGGCACATGCTTGTCTGGAAACAGCAGGTGtccaaagcaaaacattttctgacGTCTCAACAGTTAAACAGAAATACTTTTCGCAGTACGTGGCAACAGTAACCGAGAACCAAACGGGTTGCCACAATCATTATCAGCATAATTTGTTCTAATTACACACCTTGTGATGTTTGGTCATCCGAAAGTGCACCCTGGGGCATCTTTACTGAGTTTGTCTGTTTAGTGAAATCTGCGTGGGAACTTGCCGGGCTGGTGTAACCACTGGTGTTGTGGACTCGACTGTAGGTGCTGTACCCTTGCTGCATAGAGAACGTACAGACGTTTTTATTCCTGTACGTGCAGTTGAAGAGGAAGCAGCTCAGACTGTCCTCCGACTGCTCCAGGTCTTCCTGCACCACCGCCACGGTGCAGCGCGGGTCGGCGCAGCAGGCGTGCAGGCAGTCCCTCCAGCTGTACACCCGAGTGGGCGCCGTCAGAAAGGTAGCGCCCTGCTCGATGGAGTCCTTCGCCCGGATGATGTGCTCCTCGATGGCGCTGAAGCCGTTCAGGCACGCGTCCCTGAGCCCGTCTTCCCGTCGCAGCGCCTGGTCCTGCTGGAGCTGTTTGCGAAATTCCTCCAGGAGCTCCTCCACCCCGGAGATCTTGGATTTTATATCCGAAATCTGCGAAGACTTGGCCAAAATCGCGTTTATCCCCCACAACAGGGCAACGCAGACAATGAGTCGCTGGTGATGCGGAGCCCAAGACAGCATATTTACGCAGTTCATTTACTCTGCTATAATTAACTATGCCGAATCAAATTCCTCTCATATTCGAACACTTAGCGTACAGTTCCAGCATCGGAGAAAACGGAACACtctacataaaaaataattcgGATTCCGTGTTCTCCCCTGTCGCAGGTGAGCCCCTTTTGTCCTCCGCAGTGATGTAAGCAGAGCCTTGATTAGCAATATGGTGGTACCGCACCGCGTACAGCACTGGCGAGGAGTGACAGCTCCATCCAGCGATTGGAAATCCACGCAGCCAACCTGACGTCATCCGTGCGTCGAGGATGCAGGCTCCCTCTCCGCGCAGCCACCTGTTCGTTGCACTGTCTGCGTAGACGCGTGCTGATTTCATAGCGATCTGAAATGACGATCTGTGTTTCTCCATGATGAACAGAAATGCCGTGTTGTGGTAGTACTTGGTATAGAAACGATCTgacacaataataatacaaaaagcCTTAAATGTGGAGATGTTCGCTCGACAATTAAAGATATATCTTGGgacatgaatgcattcattatcCTATAATACATTCCTAGATTTGGATAATTTTATTATTGGGATAATAATGGTCTTTTCACAACCATTGCTCAGTTTTCATGTATTCATCACATAACGAATATGCCTATTGCTTTTTTTTATGAAGATGGATTGGTCTgatatacatttctgttctctggTGATGTCCCTATTCCAACATCAAAGCAACAGCGAGGGTTGCTTTCATTTGTAAATGGCAATTTACATCGGTCACGCATTCCCAGACCCTTCAAAGCCATGTCATTTCATACATACACGTCCAGCAAATAATTATTCAGCATAATTAATAACCATTCGAAACAAACAACTGGTTTGAATGGATACTTGATCAATTGTATAGCATATCTGGTATAAGAATCTTTCATGGTTTTGGGCCATTCTACTGAAGAATATACAGCTGTCTGGAGAGAAGCGGGCTGAAAACGACTGATTAATTTCACCGAATACACTACAAACACTCAAAGCACGTACAGTACGCGAAAGCTAGGTCAGGACGCAAATGTGATGCCATTAAAACGCGAAATCCACGAGAAAGCAGCCACTTCACCAACTTTATATGTTTTAGAATTCAcacttttatttcacagttaATTTTGAAGACACTTagattattatataataatattatatctGTACAAATACTCTCATTAGTTAATCATAGGTGAAAGTTTGAATAAGAGCGAAGTGAACATTTCTtaacaatgcatttaaacagtAGAGTTTCAAAGCATAGGAGTTAGAATTAGTCAGTATATTGATTTGCATTTAGACACACCCTTTCATGTGCttaaacagaaatgtgcatgaaaattcaatatgaaataattattcaaattttaggtaagtatttacatattttaggGTATACAGACCATGCACAGAAAACACCATGCCAAGACTACATAACTGTGCATAATGTACAGCAGAAATACAATTGTTTGTCAATAAACACTCTCTGCA
This window harbors:
- the lrp11 gene encoding low-density lipoprotein receptor-related protein 11, yielding MNCVNMLSWAPHHQRLIVCVALLWGINAILAKSSQISDIKSKISGVEELLEEFRKQLQQDQALRREDGLRDACLNGFSAIEEHIIRAKDSIEQGATFLTAPTRVYSWRDCLHACCADPRCTVAVVQEDLEQSEDSLSCFLFNCTYRNKNVCTFSMQQGYSTYSRVHNTSGYTSPASSHADFTKQTNSVKMPQGALSDDQTSQEVDEPPRSNAGQDVVIQLPTDWAVLDGRDSVDDHGVNRYEWALIKGDPSVVMKVTQPGILKISGLQEGSYSFQMTVTDTVGQKSSDNVTITVLPPEHQAEVCMGRCSRYQFMCDDGCCIDITYACDGKQQCPDRSDEAFCQNFDGNRKAVTHSSRLPSMARPVTHRKEEAEEEEEEDRTMYMDGSKKSMEDPNPFAESQERGNPRPLPHAPSSQDGRASPDHCLAPPAVGPCKGIFPRWYYDPVAGVCKHFIYGGCKGNDNNFLQEADCNAECVQKPVPVKQKPTTAPPPSVRTQTPDPPRVAISKEKAESEVPVSKPYPVLGGHPVPESGAILPLALGLIITALLLLMVGCRLRLVRHKLKKARPITSEESDYLINGMYL